CCGGTGCGGGCATCCGACAGCGAACGGGACCGGGTGCTGCAGGCGCTCGGCGACCGCGTCGCCGAGGGACGGATGTCCCACGACACGTTCGAACGCCGGGTCGACCAGGTGCTCGCCGCCCGCAGCCGCGCCGAACTCGACGACATCGTCCACGACCTGCCGTCCCGGCACGGCGTGGTCAACCGGCTGACCGGGCTGGTCGCCTCCGTCTCGTCGGTGACGGCGCGGATCGAGGCCGCGTGGCGGGCCCCGCGCCTCCCCCGGTTCCGGCTGCCGCCCGCCGACGCCGCCCGACCGATCCGGATCGTGGTCGGCCGCGCGCCCGGCTGCCACTTCATCCTGGCCGACCTGACCGTCTCGCGCTTCCACGCCGAGCTGTACCGCGACGACGACGGCGGCTGGCTGCTGTCGGACCTGGGCTCGATGAACGGGACGCGGGTCAACGGATGGCGGCTGACCGGCCCCGCCCGGGTCCGGCCCGGCGACGAGATCGGGTTCGGCAACGCCGACTTCATCGTCACCGCGACCTGACCGTCACATGGCGCCCGCGCGGTAGACCACCACCGACACCGCGATGTACTGCAGCACGTACGCGGCGACCGTCAACGTGTGGAACACCTCGTGGAACCCGAACCAGCGCGGCGACGGGTCGGGCCTGCGGAGCCCGTACACGAGGCCGCCCGCGCTGTAGAGGACGCCGCCCAGGATCACCAGCGCCGCCACCACGAGGCCCGTGCCGTCCACGAACTGCGGCACGAACAGCGCCGCCACCCAGCCCAGCCCGATGTACAGGGCGGTGTAGAGCCAGCGGGGCGCCCCCACCCACAGCACCCGGAACAGCACACCGGCCACCGCGCCGCCCCACACGACCGTCAGCACCACCGCCCGCGCGACGCCCTCCAGGATCAAGTACGCGAACGGCGTGTACGTCCCGGCGATGATCAGATAGATGTTGGCGTGGTCGCAGCGCCGCAGCAGCTCGGCCACCGGCCGGGACCACCGCCCGCGGTGGTAGGCCGCCGACACCCCGAACAGCAGCGCCGAGGTCAGCGCGTACACCGCCGCGCACAGCCGGGCCTCCACCGTCGGGCCCAGCGCCACCAGCACCATCCCGGCGACCAGCGCGACCGGGAACGCTCCCAGATGCAACCAGCCGCGCAGCCGGGGCTTGACCGCCTCGGCCAGTTCTCCGGGGTTCCGCATGAGCACCTCCCGACCTCCCCGTCAGCGTATCGGGCGTTCGGGGCGTTCTCCGGAGTGATCTCCGCAACCCCGGCGACGGCCTTGACGTTGTAAGGTCTCGGCTGTCGACGATGACGAGGAGGCGCGATGAAGGTCGGTTTCGCGGTGCCGGTGACGGGTCGCTGGGCCACCCCCGACAACCAGGCGCGGATCGCCCGCCGCGCCGAGGAGCTCGGCTACCACTCGATCTGGACGCTGCAACGGCTGCTGAACCCCGCCGACTCCGCCGACCTGACGTATCGGAACGTTCCCGATCCGCTGGTCACGCTGGCCTACCTGGCCGGGCTCACCGACCGCGTCCGGCTCGGCGTGGCCGTCGTCAACATGCCGTTCTTCTCTCCCCCGCTGCTGGCCAAGCAGGCCGCGACCCTCGACCACGTCTCCGGCGGACGGCTGGACCTGGGGCTCGGGCTGGGTTGGATGCCCGCCGAGTTCGCCGCCACCGGCGCCCCCTCCGACCGGCGCGGGGCGCGGGCGGAGGAGTTCATCGCCGCGCTGCGGGCGCTGTGGACCACGGACGTCAGCTCCTACGAGGGCGAGTTCCACTCCATCCCCCCGGTGGTGATGGAGCCCAAACCGCTGCAGTCGCCCGAGCCGCCCCTCCTGCTGGGCGGCAAGACGCCGCCGGCGCTGCGCCGCGCCGGGCGGCTGGCCGCCGGGTGGATCAGCGCCAGCGGCGCGGACCTGACCACGATGGACGAGCAGATCGCCGTCGTCCGCGAGGCCGCCGAGCGGGCCGGGCGCGACCCCGACGCGCTGCGGATCGTGTGTCGGGGCGCGGTCCGCGTACGGCCCCCGGGGCGGCCCGACCGCAGGCCGCTGACGGGGTCCTTCGCCGAGATCCTCGACGACTGCGCCCGACTGGCCGCCGACGGCGTCACCGAGCTCTTCGTCGACCTCAACTTCGACCCGGAGATCACCGGCCCGAACGTCTCCCCGGACGCCTCCATGGAACGCGCCGAGGAGGCCCTGGAGGCACTGCGACCGGCGGACGGACGGTGAGAGTCAGAGCGGGGGCGGACGGTCCTCGTAGGGGGTGCTGAGCACGACGGTGGTGCGCGTGGAGACGTTGGCGGCGGCCCTGATCTGCTGGAGCAGGTCCTCCAGCTCGTTGGGGGTCGCCACGCGGACCTTGAGGATGTAGCTCTCCTCACCCGCCACCGAGTGGCACGCCTCGATCTGCGGCAGATGGGCCAGCCGGTCGGGCGCGTCGTCGGGCGCGGCCGGATCGATCGGTTTGATCGACACGAACGCCGTCATCGGCAGACCGATCTGCTCGGCGTCGAGCCGGGCCGTGAAGCCCTTGATCACCCCGCGCTTCTGCAGCCGCCGCACCCGTTGATGCACGGCCGACACGCTCAGCCCGGTCTCCTTGGCCAGATCGGTGAAGCTCATGCGGCCGTCCCCGGCCAGCAGGCCCATGATCTGGCGATCGATCTCCTCCACGGAGGAAATTTAGCGTGTCCTGGGCGATCGCGGGGCCGCACCGGGCATTCCCGCCGGCGGGCCGCAACTGCCGCGAATCAGCAGCTCGGTCGGGAGCACCACCGGACGGCCCCGATCCCGCCGCGCCGGATCGCGCAGCAGCACCTCGCACGCCCGATGGCCCATGTCCCGCCCGGGACGGCCGACCGCCGTCAGCGGCGGGTCGCACAGCTCCGCCCACGGCACGTCGTCGATCATCACGATCGACACGTCCCCGGGGATCCGCAGGTCCAACTCCCGCGCCACCAGCACCGCCGTCTCGCCGAGCAGATGGGTGGCGGCCAGCACGGCGGTCAGGTCGGGCCGGCTCTGGAACAGTCCGGCGACGGCGGCGAACGCCCCGTCCCGCCCGGGACGGGCCAGCACCACCAGATCCTCGTCCGGGACGAGGCCCCGGTCGGCGAGGGTCGCGCGGAACGCCGCCTCCCGGACCCCGGGGTCGCCCCGGTACGCCTGCCCGGTGGTCGTCGTGCCGAGCAGCCCGACGCGTCGGTGCCCCAGGCCCGCCAGGTAGTCGACCGCCGAGCGCACCCCGGCCGCGTCGTCGGCCAGCACCGCGGGGATCTCGGGCAGGCCCGCCACCGCCCGGTCGGCGAACACCACCGGGACCCCGGTCCGCAGCGCCGCCCTCCAGCCGGCGGGCTCCCCGGCGGGCACGGCGATGACGCCGTCCACCCGCTGCTCGACCAAGCGGTCGATGATCTCCGTCTCGCGGACGGGGTCGTCGTGGGAGACGTCCAGCAGCACGTGCTCGCCGAGGGTGCGGGCGCAGGCCAGCACCCCGGCGGCCAGTTCGGCGCAGAACGGGTCGGTGATCTCGGGGAGCACCAGGCCGATGCTGCCGGTGCGCTGGGTCTTGAGGCTGCGCCCGAGGGCGCTGGGCCGGTACTCCAGCTCCGCGACGGCCCGCAGCACCCGCTCCCGGGTCGCCGCGCTCACCGAGCCGGAGCCCGACAGGACCCGGGAGACGGTGGCGACCCCGACCTCGGCGCGCCGGGCCACGTCCTTGATCGTCGCCGCGCGACGGCTCACCGACGGCTCCCAGTCATGGTCCACGCCCTTCGCTCCACCGGCCCGGATCATCCTCCCACGCCGCGCTGCTTTGGAAACGATTCCATCCTAGCCGGGAGCGGGTCTCACCGATGACCTGTGAGGCGAGGCGGGCCGGTGCTCCAGCAGGACTTATACCCTCACAGGGGGACGGATTGGTCTACGCCAGTCTTGACATGACGATGATCGCCTGATGAAGTCGTGTGGAAACGTATCCACGGAGGTTGCAATGGCGCAGATCACGCTGCAGGGTGTCGACAAGGTCTACTCGGGCGGGGTCAAGGCCGTCGACGGGCTCGATCTGGAGATCCGCGACGGCGAGTTCATGGTGCTGGTGGGCCCGTCGGGCTGTGGGAAGTCGACCGCGCTGCGGATGATCGCCGGGCTGGAGGACATCAGCGACGGCACCGTCTCGATCGGGGACCGGGTGGTCAACGACCTGGCGCCGAAGGACCGCGACATCGCCATGGTCTTCCAGAACTACGCGCTCTACCCGCACATGACCGTCGAGCAGAACCTGGCGTTCGGGCTCAAGCTGCGCGGCACCCCCAAGTCGGAGATCAAGGAGCGGGTGGCCAACGCCGCCGCGATGCTGGGGTTGGAGCCGTTCCTGCAGCGTCGCCCGGCGCACCTGTCCGGCGGCCAGCGGCAGCGGGTCGCGATGGGCCGCGCGATCGTCCGCGAGCCGCAGGCGTTCCTGATGGACGAGCCGCTGTCCAACCTCGACGCCAAGCTGCGCGTCTCCATGCGCGCCTCCCTCAACCAGCTCCACGAGCGGCTCGGGATCACCACCGTCTACGTCACCCACGACCAGATCGAGGCGATGACGCTGGGCGACCGGGTGTGCGTGCTCCGGGAGGGCAGGCTCCAGCAGGTCGACACCCCGCAGCGACTGTTCGACCACCCGGTCAACCTGTTCGTGGCCGGGTTCATCGGCTCGCCCGCGATGAACTTCGTGACCGCCGAGCTGGTGCGCGGCGACGGGGACGGGGCGTACGCCGCGTTCGCCGGGATCCGGCTGCCGGTGCCCGACGGGCTGTTCGCCGGCCGGCCGGGCCTGGACCGCCACCTCGGTCGGAAGGTCGTCCTGGGCGTGCGCCCCTCCGACTTCGAGGACGCCGCGCACGCCAAGCCCGACTGGGCGCCCTTCCACGTCACCGCGGGGGTCACCGAGAAGCTGGGCAGCGAGATCAACGTGATCTTCGCGGTGGACGCCCCGCCGGTCGAGCACAAGGACACCGCCGACCTGGCCCAGGAGGCCGGCGAGGGCGGGGAGGACGCGGCGATCCCGCTCAACGAGGACAAGGCGATGTGGACCGCCCGCGTCAACGCCCGGTCCGCGGTGGCCCCCGGCCGGCCGATCGAGTTGGCCGTCGACACCGATCGGCTGCACTTCTTCGACCCGGAGACCGGCCTGGCCATCGGCGGCCCCGCCGACTCCCCCGCCGTCTGACACGGGGCGGCATGGCCCGTTCCAAAGACGGTTCGCCCCTGGGAACGGGCCGTGCCGCCCGGCCGCCGGCACTAAACATTAAGATGGTTGACGATCCAAATGCTTTGGTGTTACCGTGCGGTTGCGGCAGGGCGGGACCGGGCCGCCGAGGAGGTGTCACAATGGTGGACCACTTTCCACGGGAACGCGCGGACTCCGGGGACTCCCGGAGCGGCCGCAGGCCACCGCGACACGGTATCCGGGGCTATGGATCGACCGGCCGGCCGCCCGACTCGCCCTCGGCGAGCAGGTCCAACAGCTCGGTCAGATCGTAAAGTGCCCTGCCGGTCGTCCCATAGCGTGTGAGTTTACCTCGGCTGGCCCATTTCCGAATGGTCGCCTCCGACACACCCGCGGCCAGTGCCGCCAGTTGCGTCGGCACCAGTCGGACATTCTCATCAACGCTCACGGCGCACCGCCCTTGTGCCGCGCCTCGGCACCGCCCCGACGCCGCGTCCCCTCGATCTGACGGGACAGCTTGAGCCATTGGTGCGGCAGCCAGACATGACCGGCGTCACAGCGGACGTCATGCCCGCGACCATTACCCCTGGAATAGCCCATGGCCGACATGACCCCGGTGCACCCGGTGTGCGGGCACGGGCCGAGATCCATTTCCGGCAGCACCGCGGAATGCGCGGCCCGGCGGGCCTTGGCCGCGGCCCGGAGAATCTCCTCGGCGAAATCGGCGGCGGCCTGATGGGCGAGCAGCCAGTCCAGGTGGACCGCCAGGAATCCGGCCAGCTCCGTCGCCTCGCGGCGCGCCGGGCGCGTCACCCGGCGTTCGTCGGCCACCATCGCCGACCAACAGGCCAGCACGCTCAACACGGCCGACCTGGCGGCCACGGCCTCCTCGTTGAGCCGCAGACCATCCCCCCGTCGTCCCCCGCTGACCCGCTCGGTCAACGCCGCACCCCCGCCGGCCAGGGATGACTCGCACTCATCATAAAGGCGCGGGAGCACACCCAGATTCTCCCGCAACATCGCCCGGCAGGTCGCGCAGACCCTGAGCCCCGGGGCGGCCACATGCGGCCGGCGACGCCCCGAGGCGTTCGCACACCTGCGGAGCGCACACAACGTTCTGATCATCTCGCTTCACCCGCATTTCATCGTTTCCACGTCCAGTGACCTCCGGCGGACCACCCGGAGGACATGCCGATCGGCGGCCGCGCGGCCACCCCGATCTCTTACCGGAAACCGAATCACTATCCCGCGGGAAACCCCCGTCAGCCCCCCTTGGACGCCGATTCAACAGGACGGCGGGCCTGGTGCCCAGCACGGTGACCGGAGTCGGCCCCGGCAACCTTTGTGGACTCGATGTTTCGCCTGGGTGAACTCTTTTCCACAGCAGTTCCTCGACATATGCACGGAGCCCCGCAGAGAACTGTCGGAAGACATGAGATCTTGATGCGGAACGATATGTGGGTCGGGTTGGAGCAGTCCACTGTGATCTGCCTCTCATTTTCCCGTGGAAGCCCACAACCTGCGAATACCGCTGGGATAGTGCGCACGGCGCGGATTCCAACACGCTCCGTAGCAGATATGGGGCCACCTTATAGCCGTCAACGAGTCTGTCCAGTAGACGTCGCCGCCCCTGATCGCGATTATGACCAGGCGTAACACAAATCGATCAAGGCCTTCCACGGAGAGCCGGTGTTGACACCGGCGGCCCGGCACTGTCACGCTTGCCGGTGACGGGACACGTATGTCCGCATCCACTTTTGGCCGCCAATCGCCATTCACGGCTCGCGACCATTCCCCGCACCGCCCACGGCGCCGCGCGCCCGGCTCACGGCCCGCGCCTCGCCCCGGCGGCACCCCCCCTCACGAAGCCCACGGGGAGTCGAACGACTCGGGACGGGAACGTGCCGCCGAGCGCCCGGCGACCCCGCCCCCGGTCCGGGACCCGCGACGCCGGCCCGGATCGGCGCTCCGCCGCGCATCCGACGGCACGCCGTCACCGACCCCCGCGATCAACCCGGCCCCGCCGTCGATCGGCGACGGGCCCGGGCCGCCGGACACTCGTCGAAGGGACGCAGATGCACACGATCGGCTTCATGTTCCCCGGCCAGGGTTCCCAGCGGGTGGGCATGGGCCGCGACCTGGCCGAGCTCCATCCCGACCTGGTCGACGCCTACTACCGCCCCGCCGAGGAGATCCTCGGCCTGCCCCTGTCCCGCCTGTGCTGGGAGGGTCCCGCGGAGGACCTGCAGGACACCTCCGTCACCCAGCCCGCCGTGTTCCTCACCAGCCTGGTCACGCTCGAGGCGCTGGACCGCCGCGGGCTGCGGCCCGGGCTGGTCGCCGGGCACAGTCTCGGGGAGTTCGCCGCGATGGTGAGCGCCGGGCTGCTGGACTGGCGGGACGCGCTGCGGCTGGTCGCGCTGCGCGGCCGGCTGATGGCGACGGTCAACGAGCGGGTCCCCGGCGCGATGGCCGCCGTCATGGGCCTGGACCCGCACCGGGTCGAGGAGCTGTGCGCCGCCACGGCCGCGGAGTCCGGCCGGGTCGTCGAGGTCGCCAACGACAACGGGCCCGACCAGGTCGTGGTCTCCGGGGAGACGGGGGCCGTCGAGCGGCTGGCCGAGGCGTCGCGCGCCGCCGGGGCGCGGCGGGTGGTGCACCTCAAGGTCGGCGCGCCGTTCCACTGCAGTCTGATGAGGACCATCGAGGAGGACTTCGCCCGCGCCCTCGGCGACGTCCCGTTCCACGAGCCCACCGGGGTCATGATCTCCTCGGTCACCGCGGAGCCCGTGCGCAGCGCCGACGAGGCCGCCGGGCTGCTGCGCCGCCAGCTCACCGGCCGGGTGCGCTGGACCGAGACGGTGACCCGGATGGCGCGCGAGGGCGCGGACCGATTCGTGGAGGTCGGCCCCGGCAAGGTGCTGGACGGCCTGTGCCGCCGGATCCTCCCCGAGGCGCCGGTCTTCACCACGCAGGACGTCGCACGGTGCGATGCCGCGTCGGACGCGCTGGGCGCGTCGGCGGACGTGGTCTGAGGATCCCCGCCCGGACGCCGGGACCGCCCCGCACAGAAGCCCACTTTTCCGATCACCTTGAGAAGGAGTCGTCATCGTGCATGCTCACGAGCAGGCCGCCACCGACGTCCGGCACATCCCGTCCGGGCCCAACCTCATGCTCGTCGCCGAGCCGCCGGCCCCGCCCACCCCGCGGGACCGGCTCGGTGAGTTGGCCGAGATCAAGGCCGCGGCCCGACAGGGCCCCGATCCCGCCGCGACGCTGCGGCAGCATTCCAAGGGCAAGCTGACCGCGCACGAACGGATCGCCCTGCTGCTCGACGAGGGCTCCTTCACCGAGGTCGAGGCGCTCCGCCGGCACCGCGCCACCGGCTTCGGCCTGGAGGGGCGCCGGCCGTACTCCGACGGCGTGGTGACCG
The DNA window shown above is from Thermomonospora umbrina and carries:
- a CDS encoding DUF1707 and FHA domain-containing protein; this translates as MDGQVPGVRPSYPVRASDSERDRVLQALGDRVAEGRMSHDTFERRVDQVLAARSRAELDDIVHDLPSRHGVVNRLTGLVASVSSVTARIEAAWRAPRLPRFRLPPADAARPIRIVVGRAPGCHFILADLTVSRFHAELYRDDDGGWLLSDLGSMNGTRVNGWRLTGPARVRPGDEIGFGNADFIVTAT
- the trhA gene encoding PAQR family membrane homeostasis protein TrhA; amino-acid sequence: MRNPGELAEAVKPRLRGWLHLGAFPVALVAGMVLVALGPTVEARLCAAVYALTSALLFGVSAAYHRGRWSRPVAELLRRCDHANIYLIIAGTYTPFAYLILEGVARAVVLTVVWGGAVAGVLFRVLWVGAPRWLYTALYIGLGWVAALFVPQFVDGTGLVVAALVILGGVLYSAGGLVYGLRRPDPSPRWFGFHEVFHTLTVAAYVLQYIAVSVVVYRAGAM
- a CDS encoding TIGR03619 family F420-dependent LLM class oxidoreductase; translated protein: MKVGFAVPVTGRWATPDNQARIARRAEELGYHSIWTLQRLLNPADSADLTYRNVPDPLVTLAYLAGLTDRVRLGVAVVNMPFFSPPLLAKQAATLDHVSGGRLDLGLGLGWMPAEFAATGAPSDRRGARAEEFIAALRALWTTDVSSYEGEFHSIPPVVMEPKPLQSPEPPLLLGGKTPPALRRAGRLAAGWISASGADLTTMDEQIAVVREAAERAGRDPDALRIVCRGAVRVRPPGRPDRRPLTGSFAEILDDCARLAADGVTELFVDLNFDPEITGPNVSPDASMERAEEALEALRPADGR
- a CDS encoding Lrp/AsnC family transcriptional regulator codes for the protein MEEIDRQIMGLLAGDGRMSFTDLAKETGLSVSAVHQRVRRLQKRGVIKGFTARLDAEQIGLPMTAFVSIKPIDPAAPDDAPDRLAHLPQIEACHSVAGEESYILKVRVATPNELEDLLQQIRAAANVSTRTTVVLSTPYEDRPPPL
- a CDS encoding LacI family DNA-binding transcriptional regulator, with amino-acid sequence MDHDWEPSVSRRAATIKDVARRAEVGVATVSRVLSGSGSVSAATRERVLRAVAELEYRPSALGRSLKTQRTGSIGLVLPEITDPFCAELAAGVLACARTLGEHVLLDVSHDDPVRETEIIDRLVEQRVDGVIAVPAGEPAGWRAALRTGVPVVFADRAVAGLPEIPAVLADDAAGVRSAVDYLAGLGHRRVGLLGTTTTGQAYRGDPGVREAAFRATLADRGLVPDEDLVVLARPGRDGAFAAVAGLFQSRPDLTAVLAATHLLGETAVLVARELDLRIPGDVSIVMIDDVPWAELCDPPLTAVGRPGRDMGHRACEVLLRDPARRDRGRPVVLPTELLIRGSCGPPAGMPGAAPRSPRTR
- a CDS encoding ABC transporter ATP-binding protein, which encodes MAQITLQGVDKVYSGGVKAVDGLDLEIRDGEFMVLVGPSGCGKSTALRMIAGLEDISDGTVSIGDRVVNDLAPKDRDIAMVFQNYALYPHMTVEQNLAFGLKLRGTPKSEIKERVANAAAMLGLEPFLQRRPAHLSGGQRQRVAMGRAIVREPQAFLMDEPLSNLDAKLRVSMRASLNQLHERLGITTVYVTHDQIEAMTLGDRVCVLREGRLQQVDTPQRLFDHPVNLFVAGFIGSPAMNFVTAELVRGDGDGAYAAFAGIRLPVPDGLFAGRPGLDRHLGRKVVLGVRPSDFEDAAHAKPDWAPFHVTAGVTEKLGSEINVIFAVDAPPVEHKDTADLAQEAGEGGEDAAIPLNEDKAMWTARVNARSAVAPGRPIELAVDTDRLHFFDPETGLAIGGPADSPAV
- a CDS encoding helix-turn-helix domain-containing protein encodes the protein MSVDENVRLVPTQLAALAAGVSEATIRKWASRGKLTRYGTTGRALYDLTELLDLLAEGESGGRPVDP
- the fabD gene encoding ACP S-malonyltransferase, with the translated sequence MHTIGFMFPGQGSQRVGMGRDLAELHPDLVDAYYRPAEEILGLPLSRLCWEGPAEDLQDTSVTQPAVFLTSLVTLEALDRRGLRPGLVAGHSLGEFAAMVSAGLLDWRDALRLVALRGRLMATVNERVPGAMAAVMGLDPHRVEELCAATAAESGRVVEVANDNGPDQVVVSGETGAVERLAEASRAAGARRVVHLKVGAPFHCSLMRTIEEDFARALGDVPFHEPTGVMISSVTAEPVRSADEAAGLLRRQLTGRVRWTETVTRMAREGADRFVEVGPGKVLDGLCRRILPEAPVFTTQDVARCDAASDALGASADVV